The Caldicellulosiruptor changbaiensis genome has a segment encoding these proteins:
- the rbfA gene encoding 30S ribosome-binding factor RbfA, which yields MQFERADRVAEEIKKEISDIIQHELKDPRICAELISIVKVNMSKDLRYAKVFVSIFDKNKDNITSTMKALENAKPYIRREISRRINLRFSPEISFELDDSIEYGARISKILNQLNITKNEEEEEGKSLDESEGEQEN from the coding sequence ATGCAGTTTGAAAGGGCCGACAGAGTTGCTGAGGAAATAAAAAAAGAGATAAGTGACATAATACAGCATGAGCTTAAAGACCCCCGGATATGTGCAGAACTCATAAGTATAGTAAAGGTCAACATGAGTAAAGATTTAAGATATGCAAAAGTCTTTGTGAGTATTTTTGACAAAAATAAGGATAATATTACAAGTACTATGAAAGCTTTAGAAAATGCCAAACCTTATATAAGAAGAGAGATTTCTCGAAGGATAAACTTGAGATTTTCACCAGAGATATCATTTGAGTTAGATGATTCAATTGAATATGGTGCTCGAATTTCAAAAATCCTCAATCAATTGAACATTACAAAGAATGAGGAAGAGGAAGAAGGAAAATCTTTAGATGAAAGCGAAGGTGAACAGGAGAATTGA
- a CDS encoding DHH family phosphoesterase: protein MIESKIINCLLNSNKIAIVSHENPDGDCIGSMLALYLALTKKGKSPRMFLKNNVPKNLSFLPAANKIEIKDEIDEMFDVLVLLDTGELERTGIKNIKSCYKKLVNIDHHVTSEGIGDYYYINSSAAATGEIVYQLVKLMGIDNDKDIATCLYTSIFTDTGGFKYSNTTSVTHQIAGDLINMGINFVYIVNKVFDEMSLSKFNLLKDTLQTLELFEENKIAFLTITKEMFERNNASRDETENIINFAKNIEGVEVAALFIEEDSRIKVSLRSKYYLDVAAISKEFGGGGHPRAAGFSVSNLELNQIKNNLLLRLKSDVK from the coding sequence TTGATAGAGAGCAAGATTATAAATTGTCTTTTGAACTCAAACAAAATTGCAATTGTCTCACATGAAAATCCTGACGGTGATTGTATTGGTTCTATGCTTGCCTTATACTTAGCCTTGACAAAGAAGGGCAAAAGTCCACGGATGTTTTTAAAAAACAATGTCCCAAAGAATCTATCATTTTTACCTGCTGCGAACAAGATAGAGATTAAAGATGAGATTGATGAAATGTTTGATGTTTTGGTGTTATTAGACACTGGTGAGCTTGAGAGAACTGGTATAAAAAATATTAAAAGTTGTTATAAAAAACTGGTCAATATTGACCATCATGTAACAAGTGAAGGGATTGGAGATTATTACTATATAAATTCATCTGCTGCAGCAACTGGCGAAATTGTATATCAGTTGGTAAAGCTTATGGGCATTGATAACGACAAAGATATAGCAACTTGTCTTTATACAAGTATTTTTACAGACACAGGTGGATTTAAATATTCAAATACTACATCAGTAACACATCAAATTGCTGGCGACCTTATAAATATGGGTATTAACTTTGTGTATATTGTAAATAAAGTGTTTGACGAGATGAGTTTATCAAAGTTTAACCTTTTAAAGGATACTTTGCAAACTTTAGAGCTCTTTGAAGAGAACAAGATAGCATTTTTGACAATTACGAAGGAGATGTTCGAAAGAAACAACGCATCTCGAGATGAAACAGAGAATATTATAAACTTTGCAAAGAACATTGAAGGTGTTGAAGTGGCTGCCCTGTTCATTGAAGAAGACAGCAGAATAAAAGTAAGTCTTAGATCGAAATATTATCTTGATGTAGCAGCCATTTCAAAAGAATTTGGAGGCGGCGGCCATCCTAGGGCAGCCGGTTTTAGTGTAAGTAACTTAGAGTTAAACCAGATAAAGAATAACCTATTACTGAGGCTCAAAAGTGATGTTAAATGA
- the truB gene encoding tRNA pseudouridine(55) synthase TruB, translated as MNGILLVDKPVGLTSHDVVEYVRKLFKTKVGHCGTLDPFASGLLVLLIGEATKLSSFFTKTKKTYIATIQFGIKTDTLDITGRVQLRNNIFIEQSEIEDCLKDLKGEVELSVPIYSAKKVNGRKLYEYAREGIDIEIPKIKSIIYSIEMINYCYPYMTFAVECSHGTYIRSLAEKIANKLSTVATLVQLRRAKSGVFDIKAASSLDFISKHSIIPLENLISNEIVVNESAYKKLINGNPLTRKDIKEVKLNNSLFEDFYKINMKDTFFVYKREGDRFKYLLKVENYR; from the coding sequence ATGAATGGAATACTATTGGTTGATAAACCAGTGGGACTTACTTCTCATGATGTTGTTGAGTATGTAAGAAAACTCTTTAAAACAAAAGTTGGGCACTGCGGAACACTTGACCCATTTGCAAGTGGACTTTTAGTGCTTTTGATAGGTGAGGCAACAAAACTTTCATCCTTCTTCACCAAAACAAAAAAGACTTATATAGCTACAATCCAGTTTGGAATTAAAACAGATACACTTGACATAACGGGGAGAGTGCAGTTGCGGAATAATATCTTCATAGAGCAAAGTGAAATTGAGGATTGCCTAAAAGACTTAAAAGGAGAGGTAGAACTTTCAGTTCCTATCTACTCTGCAAAGAAAGTAAATGGTAGGAAACTATACGAGTACGCAAGAGAGGGAATTGACATTGAAATTCCAAAGATTAAGAGTATCATATATAGTATAGAGATGATAAATTATTGCTATCCTTATATGACATTTGCTGTTGAGTGCAGTCATGGCACATATATAAGGAGCTTGGCTGAAAAAATAGCAAATAAGCTTTCTACTGTTGCCACTTTGGTTCAGCTAAGAAGGGCAAAAAGTGGGGTTTTTGATATCAAGGCTGCTTCTTCATTGGACTTTATTTCAAAACACAGTATTATTCCTTTAGAAAATCTGATTTCCAATGAAATAGTTGTGAATGAGTCTGCATATAAAAAGCTAATAAATGGCAATCCTTTAACAAGGAAAGATATAAAAGAAGTTAAATTAAATAATAGTCTTTTTGAAGATTTTTATAAAATCAATATGAAAGATACTTTTTTTGTTTACAAAAGAGAGGGGGATAGATTTAAATATCTATTGAAGGTGGAAAATTACAGATGA
- a CDS encoding bifunctional riboflavin kinase/FAD synthetase → MNIYQRILTRDDAPAVALGFFDGFHIGHKKLFEVLTSSANQCKKVVFTFKNHPDKLLGLDTKYILTNNERLEFFEKYEIDDVYFIEFNKKFMQIDKDRFIEDILIKKLNVSLVVVGYDFTFGYKAEGNSKYLCEKLKNFGRKCVVIEPVKYQGQVVSSTLIRNLIMDGNIKLANLLLGYNFFIKGIVKRGNRLGRKMGFPTLNIGFDKNKVVPKNGVYITNTIIDNKRYLSLTNVGLNPTVSKTQNIKIETHVLDFEKEAYGKEITVEFISFIRDEKKFVNLQELKNQINKDIEYVKALFCKASI, encoded by the coding sequence ATGAACATTTATCAGAGGATACTCACGAGAGATGATGCGCCAGCAGTTGCTTTAGGATTTTTTGATGGTTTTCACATAGGGCATAAAAAATTATTTGAGGTTTTAACTTCAAGTGCTAATCAGTGCAAAAAGGTAGTTTTTACTTTTAAAAATCACCCTGACAAATTGCTTGGGCTTGACACCAAATATATCCTTACAAACAATGAAAGGTTAGAATTTTTTGAAAAGTATGAAATTGATGATGTATATTTTATTGAATTCAACAAAAAATTTATGCAGATAGACAAAGATAGGTTTATTGAAGATATCTTGATTAAAAAGCTAAATGTTTCCTTGGTAGTAGTGGGATATGACTTTACATTTGGCTATAAGGCTGAAGGAAATAGCAAATATCTATGCGAAAAACTCAAAAACTTTGGCAGAAAATGTGTAGTCATTGAACCAGTCAAGTACCAGGGACAGGTTGTAAGCAGCACACTCATTCGAAACTTGATAATGGATGGCAATATAAAACTTGCAAATTTGTTGCTGGGTTATAACTTTTTTATCAAGGGCATTGTCAAAAGAGGAAACAGATTGGGCAGAAAAATGGGTTTTCCAACTCTTAATATAGGATTTGACAAAAACAAGGTTGTACCAAAAAATGGAGTATATATAACAAATACAATTATAGACAACAAGAGGTATCTTTCGCTTACAAATGTAGGTCTTAATCCTACGGTGTCAAAAACTCAGAACATAAAAATTGAGACTCATGTTTTGGATTTTGAAAAAGAAGCATATGGTAAGGAGATAACTGTTGAGTTCATTAGTTTTATTCGAGATGAAAAAAAATTTGTCAATTTACAAGAACTCAAAAATCAGATTAACAAAGACATTGAATATGTAAAAGCTCTATTTTGCAAAGCAAGCATATAG
- the rpsO gene encoding 30S ribosomal protein S15: MLTKEQKQEIIKKYQLHESDTGSPEVQIALLTERINRLNEHLQIHKKDFHSRRGLLKMVGQRRKLLNYLKEYDINRYRELIEKLGLRK, from the coding sequence ATGCTCACAAAGGAACAGAAGCAGGAGATAATCAAAAAGTACCAGCTTCATGAATCTGACACTGGTTCTCCAGAGGTTCAGATTGCTCTTTTGACAGAGAGAATAAATAGGCTAAACGAGCACCTACAGATTCATAAGAAAGACTTTCATTCAAGAAGAGGTCTTTTGAAGATGGTAGGTCAGAGAAGGAAACTTCTCAACTATCTGAAAGAATATGATATAAATAGATATCGTGAGCTGATTGAAAAATTAGGACTCAGAAAGTAA
- a CDS encoding polyribonucleotide nucleotidyltransferase, with amino-acid sequence MESKIYKMELAGRELSFEIGKYALLANGAVLARYGDTAVLVTACASEKPREGINFFPLTVDYEERLYSVGKIPGGFIKREGKPSEKAILSARLIDRPIRPLFPKDFYHDVSVIATVLSVDPDNPPDVLAMLGSSVALSISDIPFEGPTGSVLVGYVDGKIVINPTAKEREVSKLHLVVSGTKDKVMMIEAGAQEISEDIMLEAIMTAQEEIKKIVEFIEGIVKEVGKPKMQYEKRVVPEEIKQKVRELAYEKAYQYVQIPDKIERDKKLDELKEEVLKVFEGETEDTLLLVDDALYNLEKEIVRKMIAEEGKRPDGRKFDEIRPLYAEVGILPRTHGSALFKRGYTQVLTVATLGTKGEMQFLDGLEEEEAKRYMHHYNFPPYSTGESKPVRGPGRREIGHGALAERALEPVIPSEDEFPYTIRLVSEVLTSNGSTSQASVCGSTLALMDAGVPIKAPVAGISIGLITKEDGSFITLTDIQGIEDFFGDMDFKVAGTREGITAIQLDIKIHGLTKEIIEKALYQAREARLKILDFMQTVIDKPRSELSPYAPKIFKTTVDPEKIRDIIGPGGKMINKIIAETNVKIDIEPDGRIFVAAPDDMSGNRAISMIEGIGREIEVGQFFLGKVTRTASYGAFVEIYPGKEGLVHISQLDNKKLKSVDEVVKVGDLVLVKVIGIDRLGRIALSRKEALNVTYSRKAK; translated from the coding sequence TTGGAAAGTAAAATTTATAAAATGGAGCTTGCAGGAAGGGAGCTGAGTTTTGAGATTGGTAAATATGCACTTTTGGCGAATGGAGCAGTGCTTGCAAGATACGGTGACACAGCTGTTTTAGTAACTGCTTGTGCTTCAGAAAAACCGAGAGAGGGTATAAACTTTTTCCCATTGACAGTTGACTATGAAGAAAGACTATATTCTGTGGGAAAGATTCCAGGTGGGTTTATCAAAAGAGAAGGAAAACCTTCTGAAAAAGCAATTCTGTCTGCAAGATTAATTGACAGGCCAATACGTCCTCTTTTCCCGAAAGACTTTTATCATGATGTATCTGTCATCGCAACAGTTTTGTCAGTTGATCCTGACAATCCACCTGATGTTTTGGCAATGCTTGGCTCATCAGTTGCTCTATCAATATCTGATATTCCATTTGAAGGTCCAACAGGCTCTGTGTTGGTTGGGTATGTGGATGGAAAGATTGTAATCAATCCTACAGCAAAGGAAAGAGAAGTCAGTAAGCTACACCTTGTTGTATCTGGCACAAAAGATAAAGTAATGATGATTGAGGCAGGTGCCCAGGAGATTTCAGAAGACATAATGCTTGAGGCTATTATGACAGCTCAAGAGGAGATTAAAAAGATTGTTGAGTTTATAGAGGGAATAGTAAAAGAAGTTGGAAAGCCAAAGATGCAATATGAAAAAAGAGTAGTTCCTGAAGAGATAAAGCAAAAGGTAAGAGAACTTGCATATGAAAAAGCATATCAGTATGTTCAGATACCAGATAAGATAGAAAGAGATAAAAAACTTGATGAACTGAAAGAAGAGGTTTTGAAGGTATTTGAGGGCGAGACAGAAGACACACTCCTTTTGGTTGACGATGCGCTTTACAACCTTGAAAAAGAGATTGTTCGAAAGATGATTGCTGAAGAGGGTAAGAGACCAGACGGACGCAAATTTGATGAAATCAGACCTCTATATGCTGAGGTAGGAATTTTACCGAGGACTCACGGCTCAGCCCTGTTCAAAAGAGGTTATACTCAGGTTCTGACAGTTGCAACACTTGGAACAAAAGGTGAGATGCAATTTTTAGATGGGCTTGAAGAAGAAGAGGCAAAAAGGTATATGCATCACTACAACTTTCCACCGTATTCAACAGGGGAGTCAAAACCTGTAAGAGGACCTGGTAGAAGAGAGATAGGACATGGTGCTTTAGCAGAGAGGGCTCTTGAGCCTGTTATACCTTCAGAAGATGAGTTCCCGTATACAATAAGACTTGTATCAGAAGTTTTAACATCAAACGGTTCAACTTCACAAGCAAGTGTATGTGGAAGCACTCTTGCACTAATGGATGCTGGTGTTCCTATAAAAGCACCTGTTGCAGGAATATCAATTGGTCTTATTACAAAAGAAGATGGAAGCTTTATCACACTTACTGACATTCAAGGAATAGAGGATTTCTTTGGTGATATGGATTTTAAAGTGGCTGGGACTCGTGAAGGTATAACTGCAATCCAACTTGATATAAAAATCCATGGTTTGACAAAAGAGATAATTGAAAAGGCGTTATATCAAGCAAGAGAAGCAAGACTAAAGATTTTAGACTTTATGCAAACAGTTATTGACAAACCGCGAAGTGAGCTTTCACCATATGCGCCCAAGATATTTAAAACTACAGTTGACCCAGAAAAGATTCGCGATATTATTGGTCCTGGTGGTAAGATGATTAATAAAATCATTGCAGAGACAAATGTGAAAATCGATATAGAGCCAGATGGTAGAATATTTGTTGCAGCACCTGATGATATGTCAGGTAACAGAGCGATTAGTATGATAGAAGGTATAGGTCGTGAAATTGAAGTAGGCCAGTTCTTCTTGGGTAAAGTTACAAGAACAGCTTCATATGGGGCGTTTGTTGAGATATATCCTGGTAAAGAAGGGCTTGTCCATATTTCTCAGCTTGACAACAAGAAACTTAAATCGGTTGATGAGGTTGTCAAAGTAGGAGACCTTGTATTAGTAAAGGTTATTGGAATTGACAGACTTGGCCGAATTGCACTTTCTCGAAAGGAAGCTTTAAATGTCACATATTCGCGAAAAGCAAAATAA
- a CDS encoding threonine/serine exporter family protein, with product MEKSFWFQLISAFLVSFSFAILTNSPKKTLIFCGISGMIGWFVNIIFLRSNFSPIIGVFFAALTVNIFSEIFARLLKNPVPIFLIPGIIPLVPGAGMYNTMTALIKNNFDTAIKTGIQTLLIAGSIAIALMLVTSFNWIFKVFQKIKFGK from the coding sequence TTGGAAAAAAGTTTCTGGTTTCAATTAATTTCAGCGTTTTTGGTGAGTTTCTCGTTTGCAATCTTGACAAATTCACCTAAAAAAACACTGATTTTTTGTGGCATAAGTGGTATGATAGGCTGGTTTGTAAACATAATATTTTTACGGTCAAATTTTTCTCCTATTATAGGTGTATTTTTTGCTGCCTTAACGGTGAACATATTTTCAGAAATCTTTGCAAGACTTCTAAAAAATCCTGTTCCAATCTTTCTTATACCAGGCATTATACCTCTTGTTCCAGGTGCGGGGATGTATAATACAATGACTGCACTTATAAAAAATAATTTTGACACCGCAATAAAAACAGGAATTCAAACACTTTTAATTGCAGGAAGTATTGCAATTGCCTTAATGCTTGTTACATCATTCAACTGGATTTTCAAAGTATTTCAAAAGATAAAATTTGGGAAATAA
- a CDS encoding threonine/serine exporter family protein: protein MMSPKELIEVALLAGEIMLKNGAETYRVEDTMVRICSKGNLKFAESFVIPTGIVATVADEENNFLTISKRIKNRTIDLNKISLVNQFSRDFQKHEYSYAQSIKILNDIQNKKGYSNTMTPIAAALVCCFSTILFGGKIVDAISAFFVGLFTQAILNILNLRKLSYFISYIIGGFSTATLALITVNFHLGINLDKIIIGSVMIMTPGVAITNAIRDTIAGDLLSGVARGVEAFLIAIFIAAGAGIALSILK from the coding sequence ATGATGAGTCCAAAGGAGCTTATTGAAGTTGCACTTTTAGCTGGTGAGATAATGTTAAAAAACGGAGCTGAAACTTACAGGGTTGAAGATACAATGGTAAGGATATGTTCAAAAGGAAACTTGAAATTTGCTGAAAGTTTTGTCATCCCTACTGGAATTGTTGCAACAGTTGCAGATGAAGAAAACAACTTTTTGACTATTTCGAAGCGAATAAAGAACAGAACTATCGATTTAAACAAGATATCTCTTGTTAACCAGTTTTCAAGAGATTTTCAAAAGCATGAGTATAGTTATGCCCAATCAATAAAGATTTTGAATGACATACAAAACAAAAAAGGTTACAGCAATACGATGACACCAATTGCAGCAGCTTTGGTGTGTTGTTTTTCCACAATATTGTTTGGTGGGAAAATTGTTGATGCAATCTCCGCCTTTTTTGTGGGTTTATTTACACAAGCTATATTGAATATCTTAAATTTGCGAAAACTATCTTACTTTATTTCTTATATAATAGGTGGATTCTCTACAGCCACCTTGGCATTAATAACCGTAAATTTTCACCTTGGAATTAATTTAGATAAGATAATTATTGGCTCTGTTATGATTATGACCCCAGGTGTTGCAATAACAAATGCAATAAGAGATACAATTGCTGGAGACCTTCTTTCAGGTGTTGCAAGAGGAGTTGAGGCATTTTTAATAGCTATCTTTATCGCAGCTGGAGCAGGAATTGCTCTAAGTATTTTAAAATAG
- a CDS encoding serine hydroxymethyltransferase, translating into MYFYNLVKDTDPEIAEAIKNELKRQQNKIELIASENFVSIAVMAAMGSPLTNKYAEGYPNKRYYGGCEYIDVIESIAIERAKKLFGAEHANVQPHSGAQANMAVYFAVLNPGDTILGMNLSHGGHLTHGSPVNFSGKLYNIVSYGVDPETETIDYDEVLRIAKEHRPKLILAGASAYPRVIDFKKFREIADEVGAYLMVDMAHIAGLVAAGLHPSPVEYADFVTTTTHKTLRGPRGGLILCKEKYAKLIDKSIFPGIQGGPLEHVIAAKAVALKEAMTEEFKNYQIQILKNAKALSSRLMERGFRLVSGGTDNHLMLVDLRNKGITGKDAEKRLDSLNITCNKNAIPFDTQSPMVTSGIRLGTPAVTTRGFKEEDMIEVADIIHDALVNSDTDDNILQRVKALCEKYPLYSEFKE; encoded by the coding sequence ATGTATTTTTATAATTTAGTAAAGGATACTGACCCTGAAATAGCTGAAGCAATCAAGAATGAGCTAAAAAGGCAGCAAAACAAGATTGAACTCATTGCTTCGGAGAATTTTGTGTCTATTGCTGTGATGGCAGCAATGGGTTCGCCTTTGACAAATAAATATGCAGAAGGTTATCCAAACAAAAGATACTATGGTGGCTGTGAGTATATTGATGTTATTGAATCAATTGCTATTGAGAGAGCAAAAAAGCTATTTGGCGCAGAGCATGCAAATGTCCAGCCACACTCTGGTGCTCAGGCAAATATGGCAGTGTATTTTGCAGTGTTGAATCCTGGAGATACAATACTCGGCATGAATCTTTCACATGGTGGGCATCTTACGCATGGAAGTCCTGTTAACTTTTCTGGTAAACTTTATAATATTGTCTCCTATGGTGTTGACCCTGAAACAGAGACAATAGACTATGATGAGGTTTTAAGAATTGCAAAAGAGCACAGACCGAAACTAATTTTGGCAGGTGCTTCAGCTTATCCAAGAGTTATCGACTTTAAAAAGTTTAGGGAGATAGCTGACGAGGTTGGTGCATATTTGATGGTTGACATGGCACACATTGCAGGCTTGGTTGCAGCAGGACTTCATCCATCGCCTGTTGAATATGCTGATTTTGTTACCACAACAACTCACAAGACACTTAGAGGTCCTCGAGGGGGGTTAATCCTATGTAAGGAAAAGTATGCAAAGCTAATTGACAAATCTATATTCCCCGGCATTCAAGGAGGACCTTTAGAACATGTAATTGCAGCAAAAGCAGTTGCTCTAAAGGAGGCAATGACAGAAGAGTTTAAAAACTATCAGATTCAGATTTTAAAGAATGCTAAAGCACTCAGTTCGAGGCTAATGGAAAGAGGATTTAGACTTGTGAGTGGTGGCACAGACAATCATTTAATGCTTGTTGATTTGCGAAACAAAGGTATCACTGGCAAAGATGCAGAAAAAAGACTTGATAGCTTGAATATAACATGTAATAAAAATGCAATTCCTTTTGATACTCAAAGCCCAATGGTAACAAGCGGGATTAGGCTTGGTACTCCAGCTGTGACAACACGTGGGTTTAAAGAAGAAGACATGATAGAAGTTGCTGATATCATTCATGATGCTTTGGTAAATTCTGATACAGATGATAACATCTTACAAAGGGTTAAAGCATTGTGTGAAAAGTATCCACTTTATAGCGAATTTAAAGAGTAA
- a CDS encoding replication-associated recombination protein A: MDFFQYLGEKRLKKESPLAYKLRPKRLEEIVGQEHILGEGKPLYNLIKNDKLTSIILYGPPGTGKTTIAHVVAQVTNKIFKSINATIAGINDIKKIIEEAKLEFSQGGRKTILFIDEIHRFNKLQQDALLPSVEEGIIVLIGATTENPFYEVNKALVSRSLVFELFPLKEEDIIKIIDRAVSDKENGLGEMNIKIEESAKRLIARLSNGDARVALNILEACVYSTKPLEDGTIMITQDTIGNLSSRKVSLYDATGDMHYDTISAFIKSVRGSDPDAALFYLAKMLDSGEDIKFIARRLIILAAEDIGLADPMALNVATSAAWACEFVGMPEARIILSEATIYLACAPKSNSAYLAIEKALEDAKNTPIKSIPMHLRMASHGEEKLGHGVGYLYPHDFKNHWVKQQYLPDELVGRRYYYPTEMGKEKEIKEYIENLKKEDGNKSS; encoded by the coding sequence ATGGATTTTTTTCAATATTTAGGTGAAAAAAGACTAAAAAAAGAATCTCCTCTCGCATATAAACTAAGGCCTAAACGACTTGAAGAGATTGTTGGGCAAGAGCATATTTTAGGTGAAGGCAAACCTCTTTACAATCTCATAAAAAATGATAAACTTACCTCTATAATCTTATATGGACCGCCTGGTACAGGAAAGACCACAATTGCTCATGTTGTTGCACAGGTTACAAACAAAATATTTAAATCAATAAATGCAACCATTGCTGGGATTAATGATATAAAAAAGATTATAGAAGAAGCAAAACTTGAATTTTCACAAGGTGGTCGAAAGACAATCTTATTTATTGATGAAATACACAGATTTAACAAACTTCAACAGGATGCACTTTTACCGTCTGTTGAAGAGGGAATAATAGTCTTGATTGGAGCCACAACAGAAAATCCATTTTATGAGGTCAACAAAGCACTGGTGTCTCGCTCTCTTGTCTTTGAGCTATTTCCTTTAAAGGAAGAGGATATTATAAAGATTATTGACAGAGCAGTCTCAGATAAGGAAAACGGCCTTGGAGAAATGAATATAAAAATAGAAGAGAGTGCCAAAAGACTTATAGCACGGCTTTCTAATGGTGATGCAAGGGTTGCTTTAAATATTTTAGAAGCCTGTGTTTATTCAACAAAGCCTTTGGAAGATGGAACAATTATGATTACCCAAGACACCATAGGCAACCTTTCAAGTAGAAAGGTAAGTCTTTATGATGCCACAGGTGATATGCATTATGATACAATTTCGGCGTTTATCAAAAGCGTAAGGGGTTCTGACCCTGACGCTGCTTTATTTTATCTTGCAAAGATGCTGGATAGCGGTGAGGATATAAAATTTATTGCCAGAAGACTTATAATCTTAGCAGCAGAGGACATTGGTTTGGCAGACCCTATGGCACTAAATGTGGCAACATCTGCTGCATGGGCTTGTGAGTTTGTCGGAATGCCTGAGGCTCGGATAATTTTGTCTGAGGCTACTATATACCTTGCATGTGCTCCGAAAAGCAACTCAGCGTATTTAGCAATTGAAAAGGCACTTGAGGATGCTAAAAATACTCCTATTAAAAGTATTCCCATGCACTTGAGAATGGCTTCACATGGTGAAGAAAAACTTGGACATGGAGTAGGGTATCTGTATCCACATGATTTTAAAAATCACTGGGTAAAACAACAATATTTGCCTGATGAGCTTGTTGGAAGAAGGTACTATTATCCTACTGAAATGGGAAAAGAAAAAGAAATAAAAGAGTATATAGAAAATCTTAAAAAAGAAGATGGTAACAAAAGTAGCTGA
- a CDS encoding NAD(P)-dependent malic enzyme, producing MEIASLALKLHKQHKGKIALKNKVPINDANDLSIYYTPGVAEPCKEIAKDKELVYEYTSKSNWVAVVTNGTAVLGLGNIGAYGSLPVMEGKAVLFKEFGGVDAFPICINSNDVEEIVKVIKLIEPSFGGINLEDIGAPACFEIEERLIEELDIPVFHDDQHGTAVVVLAALINSLRLVNKKISDVKIVINGAGAAGIAVSKLLIKYGAQNVIICDRLGSIYDGRKEDMNKYKQEIAKITNKEFLRGSVHDVIKGADVFIGLSVANVLDEKDIKNMAKDAIVMAMANPIPEIMPDRAKKAGARIVCTGRSDFSNQVNNVLAFPGIFRGALDVRARRITDEMKIAAAEAIAKIADENLSEDYIIPKAFDRRTSFEVALAVAKKAIEQGIAKLYMSEGELQRKISLMLNM from the coding sequence ATGGAAATTGCAAGTTTAGCTTTAAAACTTCACAAGCAGCACAAAGGCAAAATTGCGCTCAAAAACAAAGTGCCAATAAATGATGCAAATGATTTGAGCATCTATTACACCCCTGGTGTTGCAGAGCCATGCAAAGAGATTGCAAAAGACAAAGAACTTGTTTATGAATACACTTCAAAGTCAAATTGGGTTGCGGTTGTTACAAATGGAACAGCTGTGTTAGGATTGGGCAATATTGGTGCCTATGGTAGCCTTCCTGTGATGGAGGGAAAAGCAGTTTTGTTTAAAGAGTTTGGCGGGGTTGACGCCTTTCCTATCTGTATAAATTCAAATGATGTGGAAGAGATTGTAAAGGTAATAAAACTTATTGAACCCTCATTTGGAGGAATAAATCTTGAGGATATAGGGGCTCCTGCATGTTTTGAGATTGAGGAAAGGCTCATTGAGGAGCTTGATATTCCTGTATTTCATGATGACCAGCACGGGACGGCAGTTGTCGTATTGGCTGCTTTGATAAACTCTTTAAGGCTTGTAAACAAGAAAATCTCAGATGTAAAGATAGTTATCAACGGTGCTGGGGCAGCTGGAATTGCAGTCTCAAAACTTTTGATAAAATACGGGGCACAGAACGTGATTATTTGTGATAGGCTTGGATCAATTTATGATGGAAGAAAAGAAGATATGAACAAATACAAACAAGAAATAGCAAAAATTACTAATAAAGAATTCTTGAGAGGTTCTGTTCATGATGTAATTAAAGGTGCCGATGTCTTTATTGGATTGTCGGTTGCAAACGTGCTTGACGAAAAAGATATAAAGAATATGGCGAAAGATGCTATTGTTATGGCAATGGCAAACCCTATACCAGAGATTATGCCAGATAGGGCCAAAAAAGCGGGGGCGAGGATTGTTTGCACAGGCCGCTCAGATTTTAGCAATCAGGTAAACAATGTATTAGCTTTTCCTGGCATTTTTAGGGGAGCGCTTGATGTAAGAGCAAGGAGAATAACCGATGAGATGAAAATTGCAGCAGCAGAGGCAATAGCAAAGATTGCAGATGAGAACTTAAGTGAAGATTATATAATTCCAAAGGCATTTGACAGAAGGACTTCATTTGAGGTAGCCTTGGCTGTGGCAAAAAAGGCAATTGAGCAAGGTATAGCAAAGCTTTATATGAGCGAAGGGGAACTTCAAAGAAAAATTTCACTTATGTTAAATATGTAA